The Pectobacterium sp. A5351 genome contains the following window.
AACTGCCAGCCAGCCACTGGGAACGGCTGATGCAGTTCAAAGCGTGGGGACTGCCGGTTAGTGACAAAATCAAACTCTGTAACGGTCCGGCCGAGGTACTCGATTTTTATCGTCAGGTCGAACAAACCCGCAGCTCGTTAGGTTTTGATATCGACGGCGTGGTTGTCAAAGTTGACTCGCTGGAGCTGCAGGAGCGGTTAGGGTTTGTTGCCCGCGCGCCTCGCTGGGCAGTAGCCTTTAAATTTCCGGCGCAGGAACAGCTGACCTGGGTACGTGATGTCGAGTTTCAGGTTGGGCGGACAGGCGCGATTACGCCCGTCGCGCGTCTGGAACCCGTCGCCGTGGCTGGGGTTATCGTCAGCAATGCCACACTGCATAATGCCGATGAAATTGAGCGGCTGGGGTTGCAGATTGGCGATCGTGTGATTGTGCGTCGAGCGGGGGATGTGATCCCGCAGATCGTCGGCATTGTGGAATCTGAACGGCCAGAAACGGTGCAACCGATTGTGTTCCCTTCGGCCTGCCCCGTGTGCGGTTCGGATGTTGAACGTGTGGAAGGGGAAGCCGTCACGCGTTGTACCGGGGGTTTGATCTGTGGTGCCCAGCGCAAAGAGGCGCTGAAGCATTTTGTTTCTCGTCGCGCATTGGATGTGGAAGGCATGGGCGATAAGATCATCGATCAGTTGGTGGAAAAAGAGTACGTCAAGACGCCAGCCGATCTGTTTCGCCTGAGTGCCGGGATCATTACAGGGCTGGATCGCATGGGGCCTAAATCAGCGACGAATCTGGTGAATGCGCTGGAAAAAGCGAAAAGCACCACGCTGGCGCGTTTTCTGTATGCGTTGGGGATCCGCGACGTTGGCGAATCGACGGCTGCCAATCTGGCCGCCCATTTTGGTTCGCTGGAGGCGCTGTTTGCCGCCGATGAAGAGACGCTACTGGCGGTGCCGGATGTCGGTAAAGTCGTTGCCGCACACGTGCGTCATTTTCTGGAAGAAGAGCATAACCAAACCGTTATTCGCGAACTGACCGATCCCGCAGGCATCAACATTCACTGGCCTGAGGTTCTGGTCGTCAAGGCGGAAGAGATCGACAGCCCATTTGCGGGGAAAACGGTGGTATTGACCGGATCGCTAAGCATTTTGTCTCGTGACGAAGCCAAAGATCGGCTAACGGCGTTAGGGGCAAAAGTGAGCGGCAGCGTCTCGAAAAAAACCGATATGGTGATCGCGGGTGAAGCTGCTGGTTCTAAGCTGGCGAAAGCGCAGGAGCTGGGGATCCCGGTGATCGATGAGGCGGAAATGCTCCGGCTATTGGGAGAGTAAGCCTGTGGAAAAAGAAGACCTGATAGACATTGCCAGGATGCAGATGCCGTTTGGTAAATACAAAGGGAGAGTGCTGATTGATTTGCCGGAAGAGTACCTGCTGTGGTTCTCCCGAAAGCGCGAATTTCCTAACGGTCGCTTAGGGGAATTGATGCAAATTACGCTGGCAATCAAGATAGAAGGTCTGCAAGGGTTGGTAACACCGCTAAAGCGGCCCCGTTCCTGACTATCCCTTTTCTGCGGTAACTTCTGACTAAAAAAGGTCGCTTCAATCAAGCAAAGCCGGTCGCTTAAGCCTCATTTTAGGAGAAACACGGGATGGGGTTCCCGTAGGGATACCTCACCTCGTGGTCGCTCCGTGTATCTCGGTTCTTAACGATTGGTATTAGCATGCAATGAAGTGACCTTTTACCTTTACTGGCTAACGTAGCCCTGACACAGACTAGACGTAAATATTAATCTTGTTGTCTGCTGTTGGACGGTTAACACCTTCTTGTTTAGCACTTTGCGCTGAAGAAGAAGAATCAGACTGTTGTTCTGATTTTTCACTCTGCAAGCGGGCAATTTGTGCCTGTAACGCTTTGATCTGTGTTTGAATGGCTTGTTGCTGCTGCTCGATCTGCTTACGTTCCTCATCGCTTTTTGCGCTGGAAGCGGAGTCGGTCAGCTTACTTACCTGTTTGGTAAGTGCTTGAACCTGCTTGGTTAGCTGCGCAATTTGCTGCTCTGAGGTGCTGCTGCTTTTACTGCTGCTTGCTGTTGTCGATACACTGATACTGCTGATGGTGTTTGACATTTTCCCTCCTGAAAAGATGCCGATATACCCGAATTATTCGGGGTACAAACTGTTATATCGGTAATTTAAACACTTTCTCGAGGGGGATATTGTTGGTAACGAAACATGAAATGCTCACTTTTCTGACAGCTTATGTAACATAATGTATCAGTAAGGGGTGGGAGATAAGTAAAGGGGGGAATATGTCAAATATTGCTGCCAGATGTAGAGACTAATATCGATTTTTTTTCTTTATTTTCAGTTTATTGTGATATCGTTTTTGACGCAATCTCGGTCGCTTTCTTTTCTGTTTCTTCTTTTTGGATACGGGCAATGTCGGCATAGAACGTTTGGATCATCTGCTACTGTGCGTTTGCTGGAAGGAAAAAGAAGGCTGTTGGCAAGGGGGCTGTCCTGCCCCCTTGCCGAAGTTGAAGAGATAGGGGCTGTTAACTGCCGTACACGTTAATTGCACTATTCAGCCGTCTGGCTTGAAGGTTTAGTCCTTCAGCGGCTTCTGTAGAATGCATAACCATATCGGTATTGCGCTGTGTCATTTGTTCTATCTGTGCAATAGAGGTATTGATCAGGCCCAATGCCGAGGTTTGCTCATGCGTTGCGTTGCTGATCTCTTTAATCATGGTGGAGACCTGCAAGACTTCATCAACAATGTCGCTGATATGTTTGCCCGCATTTTCTACCATTGTGCTGCCCTGTTTCACGCTCTCAACGTTGGCGTCGATGAGCGCTTTAATCTCTTTGGCTGCAGAGGCGGAATGCTGTGCTAAATTGCGAACCTCGGCGGCTACCACGGCAAATCCTCGTCCCTGTACGCCGGCACGCGCCGCTTCAACCGCCGCATTCAGCGCGAGGATGTTAGTCTGGAAGGCTATACTGTCTATCACGCCAATGATATCCACGATTTTATCGCTGGCGCTGGAAATGGAATCCATCATGCCGATGGTTTCCCTCATGATGTTGCCACCTTTAAGCGCGGTACTGCTGGCGGCTTCCGCCATTGTGGTGGCCTGTGCCGCGGTTTCTGCACTCTGCTGCACGGCAACGGTAATTTCTTCAATGGCGGCAGCGGTTTGTTGCAGGTTGGCCGAGGTTTCTTCCGTACGCGTATTCAGGTCGATATTGTTTTCCGCCAGCTTATGGCTGACGTTGGTAATACCGTTTACCTGCGTGCTGACGTCATCAACAAGCGAGTGCAAATTCAGGCCAAACTGATTCACAGAACGCAGCAGCAACCCGATTTCGTCTACCCGATTCAGATGGATATGCTTTCCTTTACGGCCTGAGACCACATGCTGAGCTTGCTTCAGTATCGTCCTGATTGGTCGTGCAATTTGCTTTTGCAGAAACTGATCGATGATGACAATGAGTAACAGCGCGAGTGCCAGCCGCCACAGAGGGGCCATGCCGCTGAAAGCAAGCAGAGTGGGAATGAGTCCCGCCATGAATACCGCGATGCGTAAGCGCCAGCGGACTGACAATTTTTGCAACAGCGACAGCGGCGCAAAGAGTCCGGTGCGAACCA
Protein-coding sequences here:
- the ligA gene encoding NAD-dependent DNA ligase LigA, which produces MKPVKKEPAEVNAVALRVAELRRVLRHHEYKYHVEDAPEIPDVEYDKLMQELKALEADHPELVTSDSPTQRVGAAPLAAFEQVRHEVPMLSLDNVFDEESYLAFSKRIGDRLKNGGDLTFCCELKLDGLAVSLLYEDGVLVQAATRGDGTTGENITSNIRTVAAIPLRLEGDNIPRRVEVRGEVFMKHSGFEKLNEEARRTGSKVFANPRNAAAGSLRQLDPRITAKRPLTFFCYGVGLLEGGELPASHWERLMQFKAWGLPVSDKIKLCNGPAEVLDFYRQVEQTRSSLGFDIDGVVVKVDSLELQERLGFVARAPRWAVAFKFPAQEQLTWVRDVEFQVGRTGAITPVARLEPVAVAGVIVSNATLHNADEIERLGLQIGDRVIVRRAGDVIPQIVGIVESERPETVQPIVFPSACPVCGSDVERVEGEAVTRCTGGLICGAQRKEALKHFVSRRALDVEGMGDKIIDQLVEKEYVKTPADLFRLSAGIITGLDRMGPKSATNLVNALEKAKSTTLARFLYALGIRDVGESTAANLAAHFGSLEALFAADEETLLAVPDVGKVVAAHVRHFLEEEHNQTVIRELTDPAGINIHWPEVLVVKAEEIDSPFAGKTVVLTGSLSILSRDEAKDRLTALGAKVSGSVSKKTDMVIAGEAAGSKLAKAQELGIPVIDEAEMLRLLGE
- a CDS encoding DUF3820 family protein, with the translated sequence MEKEDLIDIARMQMPFGKYKGRVLIDLPEEYLLWFSRKREFPNGRLGELMQITLAIKIEGLQGLVTPLKRPRS
- a CDS encoding FlxA-like family protein: MSNTISSISVSTTASSSKSSSTSEQQIAQLTKQVQALTKQVSKLTDSASSAKSDEERKQIEQQQQAIQTQIKALQAQIARLQSEKSEQQSDSSSSAQSAKQEGVNRPTADNKINIYV
- a CDS encoding methyl-accepting chemotaxis protein — protein: MRVNTPVTQQEYLLDMDTILMSTTNIHSHITYANSAFIKVSGFSEEQLINQPHNIVRHPDMPVEAYADMWFTLKQGDSWTGLVKNRRNNGDHYWVRANVTPVYQQEHLAGYISVRNTPSAEEIKSAETLYSDVQKKQAGNRKFYKGLVVRTGLFAPLSLLQKLSVRWRLRIAVFMAGLIPTLLAFSGMAPLWRLALALLLIVIIDQFLQKQIARPIRTILKQAQHVVSGRKGKHIHLNRVDEIGLLLRSVNQFGLNLHSLVDDVSTQVNGITNVSHKLAENNIDLNTRTEETSANLQQTAAAIEEITVAVQQSAETAAQATTMAEAASSTALKGGNIMRETIGMMDSISSASDKIVDIIGVIDSIAFQTNILALNAAVEAARAGVQGRGFAVVAAEVRNLAQHSASAAKEIKALIDANVESVKQGSTMVENAGKHISDIVDEVLQVSTMIKEISNATHEQTSALGLINTSIAQIEQMTQRNTDMVMHSTEAAEGLNLQARRLNSAINVYGS